The following coding sequences are from one Aethina tumida isolate Nest 87 chromosome 2, icAetTumi1.1, whole genome shotgun sequence window:
- the LOC109605152 gene encoding xylosyltransferase oxt — translation MVNVKSVKNSKWIRRYRFYCICGLIILSIQIFLSVRFVSIYRATDDNQWEPQNEEYLSNSYVENEINSARKGQNDRLDDEDAKITKIKEPPKIAPNNSRVLRLEELDFVPACHITGKEAVSAIHRAKTQKCKQLLANITCLSLDNKLYPKELKGACPAGNYSEGRPLGCYKDEKNFRILSGYYGVNKKENSPKYCMNLCLQSGFQYAGVQYRTECFCGNEEPPSTSKLPDSSCNMKCPIEDLSETCGGYFTINIYETGIKKFSSQIAKTDFAHEEDEKKSVRIVFLLTLNGRALRQVKRLIKILYTTNHYYYIHIDVRQDYLFRELLPLERQFPNVRLTRKRFATIWGGASLLEMLLSCMKELLELKDWKWDFVLNLSESDFPVKSVAQLTDFLTANKGRNFVKSHGREVQRFIQKQGLDKTFVECENRMWRIGDRNLPTGIQVDGGSDWIALSKPLVRYVAVDQDDLITGLLSIFKYTLLPAESFFHTVLRNSKFCSSYVDNNLHVTNWKRKLGCKCQYKHVVDWCGCSPNDFRPDDWQRIQNTQSRQLYFARKFEPIINQAVILQLELWIHGLDKPSHFVPNLHSYWQSIYNQLDVGATKDDGLLTLGASFGRRIQGLLENSTCSVQVYKFTEANSYHTKDVYKYTLLHYQTSVGNLEIAIKPTNKISVLKPSPLMDHLNYMLVSTDYDPKEQISRNFLKIMSPYSDPNFVYHFNTHKTAKVYNISCLWINPAGYLEEVTDISVDESSLIGNAKSNLKQPILPGVWTMKLAYKTATLATVKFLVVPLQYLSGNPVSPAQVDFLHGHSLHYVKKKFPGSFDAFLPAAEERQVMENAAVANAKRFDADLDEWIDSLVHKFYSIEKLCVVNRERMNVCGHNLDACVETSWSSYAPDPKSAIDRDTVDRTNGTFYIW, via the exons ATGGTTAACGTTAAAAGTGTGAAAAACAGTAAATGGATACGTCGCTACAGGTTTTACTGCATCTGCGGCCTTATTATACTTTCGATACAAATATTCCTGTCCGTACGTTTCGTTTCGATCTACCGGGCGACCGATGACAACCAATGGGAGCCACAGAACGAAGAGTATTTATCAAATAGTTACGTAGAAAATGAAATCAACTCCGCCAGGAAGGGGCAAAACGACCGACTGGACGACGAAGATGCCAAAATTACCAAGATCAAAGAACCGCCGAAAATTGCACCAAACAACAGCCGCGTTTTAAGGCTTGAGGAGCTGGACTTTGTCCCGGCCTGTCACATAACCGGCAAAGAGGCGGTGTCCGCAATACACAGGGCGAAAACACAAAAATGCAAACAATTATTGGCCAACATAACTTGTCTGTCCCTGGACAACAAGTTGTATCCAAAGGAATTGAAAGGGGCTTGTCCTGCTGGGAATTACAGCGAGGGCAGACCCTTAGGTTGTTACAAGGATGAAAAGAACTTCAGGATACTCAGCGGCTACTATGGGGTCAACAAAAAGGAAAACTCGCCAAAATACTGCATGAATCTGTGCCTTCAGTCAGGATTTCAATATGCAGGTGTCCAATACAG AACTGAGTGTTTTTGTGGCAATGAGGAGCCTCCTTCGACGTCCAAACTTCCTGACTCGTCCTGCAACATGAAGTGCCCCATTGAAGACTTATCGGAGACCTGTGGGGGGTATTTCACCATTAATATCTATGAAACTGGCAtcaaaa AGTTCTCCTCACAAATTGCCAAAACGGATTTCGCACATGAAGAAGATGAAAAAAAGAGTGTCAGAATCGTGTTCCTATTAACTCTAAACGGGCGAGCTTTAAGACAGGTTAAGAGGCTCATAAAGATCCTCTACACGACCAACCACtattattacatacatatCGATGTG CGTCAAGATTATTTGTTCCGTGAGCTGCTGCCGCTGGAGCGACAGTTTCCTAACGTGCGTTTGACGAGGAAACGCTTCGCAACGATTTGGGGAGGGGCCTCGCTTCTGGAAATGCTGCTGTCGTGCATGAAAGAGCTGTTGGAGCTTAAAGATTGGAAGTGGGACTTCGTTTTGAATCTGAGCGAGTCAGACTTCCCTGTTAAGAGTGTGGCACAACTAACCGACTTCCTGACCGCCAACAAAGGTAGGAACTTTGTTAAGTCGCACGGCAGGGAAGTGCAGAGGTTCATTCAAAAACAGGGCTTGGACAAGACCTTCGTCGAGTGCGAGAACCGAATGTGGCGGATAGGTGATAGGAACTTGCCGACAGGCATACAGGTCGATGGGGGCAGCGACTGGATTGCCCTGTCCAAGCCTCTGGTGCGTTATGTGGCCGTGGACCAGGACGACTTGATAACTGGCTTGTTGAGCATTTTTAAGTACACCCTGTTGCCCGCCGAGTCATTTTTCCATACGGTTTTGAGGAATTCCAAGTTTTGCAGCAGCTACGTCGACAACAACCTGCACGTGACCAATTGGAAAAGGAAGTTGGGTTGTAAATGTCAGTACAAGCACGTGGTGGATTGGTGTGGGTGCAGCCCCAACGATTTCCGACCAGACGACTGGCAAAGAATTCAAAACACCCAGTCCAGGCAGCTATACTTTGCTAGGAAATTCGAACCCATTATCAATCAAGCTGTTATTCTGCAGCTGGAGCTTTGGATACACGGCTTAGACAAGCCCTCACACTTCGTCCCCAATTTGCACAGTTACTGGCAGAGCATTTATAATCAACTGGATGTGGGTGCCACCAAAGATGATGGCTTGTTGACTCTAGGTGCCAGCTTTGGGCGGCGCATTCAGGGTTTATTAGAAAACTCCACATGTAGCGTACAAGTATACAAATTTACCGAAGCCAACTCGTACCACACCAAAGACGTATACAAGTACACTTTGCTGCATTATCAAACTTCAGTGGGAAACCTAGAAATAGCCATTAAACCCACGAACaaaatatcagttttaaaGCCCTCACCTCTGATGGATCACCTGAATTACATGCTAGTCAGCACCGATTACGACCCCAAAGAGCAGATCTCGAGGAACTTCCTTAAAATAATGTCGCCGTACTCCGACCCCAACTTCGTGTACCACTTCAACACCCACAAAACTGCCAAAGTCTACAACATATCTTGCCTGTGGATCAACCCGGCCGGTTATCTGGAGGAGGTGACCGACATTTCCGTCGACGAGTCCTCGCTGATCGGCAACGCCAAGTCGAACCTGAAACAGCCAATCTTGCCCGGCGTTTGGACGATGAAGCTGGCGTACAAGACGGCCACGCTGGCCACCGTCAAGTTCCTGGTGGTGCCACTGCAGTATCTGTCCGGCAACCCGGTGTCGCCGGCGCAGGTGGACTTCCTGCACGGGCACTCGTTGCACTACGTCAAGAAGAAGTTCCCCGGAAGCTTCGACGCGTTTCTGCCCGCCGCGGAGGAGAGGCAAGTCATGGAGAATGCGGCCGTCGCCAACGCTAAGCGTTTCGACGCGGATCTGGACGAGTGGATCGACTCTTTGGTCCACAAGTTTTATTCGATTGAGAAGTTGTGTGTTGTAAATAGGGAGCGAATGAATGTGTGTGGTCATAATCTTGATGCATGCGTTGAGACGTCTTGGAGTTCGTATGCTCCCGACCCAAAAAGTGCCATAGATAGGGATACTGTTGATAGGACTAACGGGACGTTTTACATATGGTAG